Proteins encoded together in one Orrella marina window:
- the phnD gene encoding phosphate/phosphite/phosphonate ABC transporter substrate-binding protein: MRVVSKVVLGLISAAVSFSAVAMDPRFKDSDGDLVADTPTNSADWIDPPVLVFAYTPVEDPAVYAKVWEEFVDHLATMTGKKVQFFPVQSNAAQLEAMRAGRLHVAGFNTGSNPIAVNCAGFVPFAMMASKDNAFGYEMEIITFPGSGISKVEDIKGKKMAFTSETSNSGFKAPSALLKDKFKMEAGKDFEAVFSGKHDNSILGVANQDYPAAAIANSVKQRMIARDAVKPEQIEVIYKSETFPTTGYGHVYNLKPELAQKVKDAFFSFDWEGTGLQNEFTKSQPPQEKFMPITYKEHWSVVRDIDRAMGVTYACK; this comes from the coding sequence ATGCGTGTTGTATCAAAGGTCGTGCTTGGCCTCATTTCCGCGGCGGTTTCCTTCAGCGCAGTTGCAATGGATCCGCGATTCAAAGACAGCGATGGTGATCTGGTAGCAGACACCCCCACCAATTCCGCCGACTGGATTGATCCACCTGTGCTGGTGTTTGCGTACACACCGGTTGAAGATCCGGCCGTCTACGCCAAGGTATGGGAAGAGTTCGTTGACCATCTGGCAACCATGACGGGCAAGAAGGTCCAGTTCTTCCCGGTGCAAAGCAACGCAGCCCAGCTTGAGGCGATGCGTGCAGGCCGCCTGCATGTGGCCGGATTCAACACGGGATCGAATCCGATCGCTGTGAACTGTGCAGGATTTGTGCCCTTTGCCATGATGGCCTCAAAAGACAATGCGTTTGGCTACGAAATGGAGATCATCACCTTCCCGGGCAGTGGCATCTCCAAGGTCGAAGACATCAAGGGCAAGAAGATGGCTTTCACATCTGAAACCTCGAACTCGGGTTTCAAGGCTCCTTCTGCGCTGCTTAAAGACAAGTTCAAGATGGAAGCTGGCAAAGATTTCGAAGCGGTATTCTCCGGCAAGCACGACAATTCCATTCTGGGCGTTGCCAACCAGGACTACCCGGCTGCCGCCATCGCCAACTCGGTCAAACAGCGTATGATCGCGCGCGATGCGGTCAAACCAGAGCAAATCGAGGTGATCTACAAGTCCGAAACATTTCCGACAACCGGATACGGCCATGTCTACAACCTCAAGCCTGAGTTAGCGCAGAAGGTCAAGGATGCTTTCTTCAGCTTCGACTGGGAAGGGACGGGATTGCAGAATGAGTTCACCAAGTCGCAACCGCCGCAAGAGAAGTTCATGCCCATCACGTACAAGGAACACTGGTCAGTCGTGCGCGATATCGACCGTGCGATGGGCGTAACCTACGCCTGCAAGTAA
- the phnC gene encoding phosphonate ABC transporter ATP-binding protein, whose translation MLEIKGLLKSYATGDKALHGVDLNLASGEVIGLIGPSGAGKSTLIRCINRLVEPTSGTITIGNQQGTALGQRSLRLWRRRIGMIFQEFALVERLTVMENVLSGRLGHTGFWASWFRRFDSADIARAYDLLERVGLSGMENKRADTLSGGQRQRVGIARALIQAPDLLLVDEPTASLDPKTSRQIMRLIVDLCQEQGLAAIINIHDVVLATEFLPRIVGLKKGQIVFDGPASQVNESVLGMIYGQEDWSALTRRLDQQREHATREEIVVPELSA comes from the coding sequence GTGCTGGAAATCAAAGGGCTGCTGAAGTCCTACGCCACTGGTGACAAGGCCCTTCACGGAGTTGATCTCAACCTGGCATCAGGAGAGGTCATTGGCCTGATCGGCCCATCAGGCGCTGGAAAGTCAACACTGATCCGGTGCATCAATCGGCTGGTTGAACCGACCTCTGGCACTATCACAATCGGCAATCAGCAAGGAACGGCGCTCGGACAGCGTTCGCTGCGCCTCTGGCGCCGGCGCATCGGCATGATCTTTCAGGAGTTCGCGCTGGTCGAGCGACTGACGGTCATGGAGAATGTCTTGTCCGGTCGACTCGGCCATACCGGGTTCTGGGCGAGCTGGTTTCGGCGTTTCGATTCTGCCGACATCGCCAGAGCATACGATCTGCTGGAGCGAGTCGGACTCTCTGGCATGGAGAACAAGCGTGCCGATACCTTATCGGGTGGTCAACGGCAACGGGTCGGGATCGCCAGAGCACTGATTCAGGCCCCAGACCTTCTGCTGGTAGACGAACCGACTGCAAGTCTGGACCCCAAGACCTCGCGTCAGATCATGCGCCTGATTGTCGATCTCTGCCAGGAGCAAGGACTGGCAGCCATCATCAATATTCACGATGTGGTCCTGGCAACCGAGTTTCTACCCAGAATCGTTGGCCTCAAGAAAGGTCAGATCGTGTTTGACGGCCCTGCGTCCCAAGTGAACGAGTCGGTACTGGGCATGATTTATGGCCAGGAAGACTGGTCCGCACTGACCCGACGCCTCGATCAACAACGCGAGCACGCGACCAGAGAGGAAATCGTGGTGCCGGAACTTTCAGCATGA
- the phnE gene encoding phosphonate ABC transporter, permease protein PhnE, with product MSAHPARAYPITWRKPAWIASPVLRWSLILGALLYLFLGLSSLEVNWTRIAQGWERGWRFISAFGSPDFTSRWSDIRTGFIESLTMTVTATVTGVMLSIPFAVGAARNLANRWVYLFCRGFIALSRTLNEIIVAILLVAMFGLGPFAGYLTLTFATIGFMAKLLAEDIEEIDTSQLEALRSTGASFMQWLDFAVLSQVKPRLVGLSLYRLDINFRESSVIGIVGAGGVGATLNTAMDRYEYDSAAAILLIIIAIVFATEYVSSLIRKRLQ from the coding sequence ATGAGTGCCCACCCCGCCCGGGCATACCCAATCACCTGGCGCAAGCCAGCGTGGATTGCGTCACCTGTTCTACGCTGGAGCCTGATTCTGGGCGCTTTGCTCTACCTGTTTCTCGGGCTGTCTTCGCTGGAAGTGAACTGGACCCGGATTGCGCAAGGCTGGGAGCGTGGCTGGCGATTCATCAGCGCTTTTGGTTCGCCTGATTTCACGTCCCGCTGGAGCGACATCCGCACAGGGTTTATCGAAAGCCTCACCATGACGGTCACTGCAACGGTCACTGGCGTGATGCTATCCATTCCGTTCGCTGTGGGTGCAGCGCGCAATCTGGCCAATCGCTGGGTTTACCTGTTTTGCAGAGGCTTCATCGCGTTGTCGAGGACTTTGAACGAGATCATTGTGGCCATTCTGCTGGTGGCGATGTTCGGGCTTGGACCGTTTGCCGGGTATCTGACGCTGACATTTGCAACGATCGGATTCATGGCCAAGCTACTCGCCGAGGATATCGAAGAGATCGACACCAGCCAGCTCGAGGCATTACGTTCCACAGGGGCCAGCTTCATGCAATGGCTGGACTTTGCGGTGCTGTCTCAGGTAAAGCCCCGACTGGTCGGCCTATCACTCTACCGTCTGGACATCAATTTTCGTGAGTCGTCCGTCATCGGGATCGTTGGTGCGGGCGGCGTGGGGGCAACCTTGAACACGGCAATGGATCGCTATGAATACGATTCGGCGGCTGCCATTCTCCTGATCATCATCGCAATCGTGTTTGCAACTGAGTACGTCTCAAGTCTGATCCGAAAGCGGCTACAGTGA
- the phnE gene encoding phosphonate ABC transporter, permease protein PhnE: MTSELNSAHQTVWRYRTTRQEWTRYALWFAGTLLFVWCFQVMTAQTIWAFVSDAPRQAVDISSRMMPPDWASTSDLLWPLWETLNIATLGTLLGVVIATPVAFLAARNTTPSQWLTRPAALLITVASRSINSLIWALLLVAIMGPGPLAGIFAIALRSIGFIGKLLYEAIEEVHDAPIQAIRSTGAGSAQTLVWAITPQVAPTLAGITVFRWDINIRESAVLGLVGAGGIGMKLESALNTLAWPKVSMILIAILATVAISEWISAVVRKKLI, translated from the coding sequence ATGACCTCCGAACTGAACAGCGCTCATCAGACAGTCTGGCGCTATCGCACCACCCGACAAGAGTGGACCCGGTATGCACTCTGGTTCGCAGGCACCTTGCTGTTTGTCTGGTGCTTCCAGGTGATGACCGCCCAGACGATCTGGGCGTTTGTGAGTGACGCGCCGCGGCAGGCGGTGGATATCTCATCACGCATGATGCCACCTGACTGGGCGTCGACCAGTGACCTGCTCTGGCCGCTTTGGGAAACACTCAATATTGCGACCCTGGGCACACTGCTTGGCGTCGTCATCGCCACACCAGTCGCATTTCTAGCCGCAAGGAACACGACCCCCAGTCAGTGGCTCACCCGACCGGCAGCACTACTGATCACAGTCGCTTCACGTTCAATCAACTCGCTCATCTGGGCGCTGCTCCTCGTAGCCATCATGGGGCCTGGTCCACTCGCCGGCATATTTGCCATTGCATTACGGTCAATCGGATTTATCGGCAAGCTTCTCTACGAGGCAATTGAAGAAGTTCACGACGCGCCCATTCAAGCCATACGCAGCACGGGCGCAGGATCGGCCCAGACATTAGTGTGGGCGATCACGCCACAAGTGGCACCCACGCTCGCTGGTATCACAGTGTTTCGCTGGGATATCAACATCCGGGAGTCTGCAGTACTCGGTCTCGTGGGTGCTGGTGGAATCGGCATGAAGCTTGAGTCCGCACTCAACACGCTGGCGTGGCCCAAAGTGTCCATGATTCTGATTGCCATCCTGGCGACCGTAGCAATCAGTGAGTGGATTTCGGCTGTCGTGCGCAAAAAACTCATTTGA
- a CDS encoding TAXI family TRAP transporter solute-binding subunit: MKKVTKLSLGVLAVTAALAGAPASAQQLTMMTGPQGGVWVPLGGALKGMWEKAIPGLSITSSPGAGIANVRGVDEGKAQIGFSNSSSAVDGLLGKPPFKNKTTKVCQLANLYPQFFQVVAQKDANVNSFADFKGKRVVTQPRGNTGEALTAMVMDINGMTYDDLARMNFQAGYTDAVSMMKDGHVDIFTLGTAAPSSAVMDLANSRDVVMVPADDKTLNAMREINPAYTKLIIKAGTYPGQTADVPAIGYYTHLIVACDLPEDMVYQMVKTMTENIDSMAAVNKGMASLTAKDMAADMGVKLHPGAEKFYKEVGAL; the protein is encoded by the coding sequence ATGAAAAAGGTCACTAAGCTCAGCCTGGGCGTCCTCGCTGTTACTGCGGCCCTTGCCGGCGCGCCAGCCAGTGCTCAACAACTCACCATGATGACTGGCCCTCAGGGCGGTGTGTGGGTACCACTCGGCGGTGCGCTCAAAGGCATGTGGGAGAAAGCCATTCCTGGTCTGTCCATCACCTCCAGCCCTGGAGCTGGTATCGCAAACGTACGTGGTGTAGATGAAGGCAAGGCACAGATCGGCTTCTCGAACTCCAGCAGCGCCGTAGACGGCTTGCTCGGTAAGCCGCCCTTCAAGAACAAGACTACTAAAGTCTGTCAGCTTGCAAACCTGTATCCACAATTCTTTCAGGTGGTTGCCCAGAAAGACGCTAACGTGAACTCCTTTGCAGACTTCAAGGGCAAACGTGTCGTCACCCAGCCACGCGGTAACACCGGTGAAGCCCTGACTGCCATGGTGATGGACATCAACGGCATGACCTATGATGACCTGGCCAGAATGAACTTCCAGGCCGGTTACACCGATGCTGTCTCGATGATGAAGGACGGTCACGTCGACATCTTCACCCTTGGCACGGCTGCCCCATCGTCTGCCGTCATGGATCTGGCGAACTCACGTGATGTGGTCATGGTTCCGGCCGACGACAAGACACTGAACGCGATGCGGGAGATCAATCCTGCGTACACCAAGCTGATCATCAAGGCGGGCACCTACCCAGGACAAACCGCAGACGTTCCTGCAATCGGCTACTACACCCACCTGATCGTCGCCTGCGACCTGCCAGAAGACATGGTTTATCAGATGGTCAAGACCATGACCGAGAATATTGATTCCATGGCAGCCGTCAACAAGGGCATGGCCAGCCTGACAGCCAAGGACATGGCTGCAGACATGGGCGTGAAACTTCACCCTGGTGCCGAGAAGTTCTACAAAGAAGTCGGCGCACTTTGA
- a CDS encoding TRAP transporter permease, whose protein sequence is MSTVVSDEKSALDPSSRFMKLLVTVIAVSMSLYHMYVAGFGPPEAIIFRGTHLMFALALVFLLFPTKGGNSRAWRSYDMLLLALGLGGVLHIFVNYEAFTYRIIYIDDLTTGDKFWGVIMVFIVLEATRRIIGWALPITAMVFVGYAAIFTQVKLPVLLEQLYLSTEGIFGSTLGVSAAYVMLFVIFGAFMEKSGTGRLFMDFSMSLTGKSAGGPGKVAIVSSSMFGTVSGSAVANVMVTGPITIPLMKRTGFRAPFAAAVESVASTGGQIMPPVMGAVAFVMAEFLAVPYLQITIWAIVPAALYYLSVFFAVHFEAKRYRLAGIPEEELPKLWQVMMVRGQLFIPMFVILIGLVLGYSAPMCALVAAIACLPVAMLKKATRKDLTWRTPIQALEEGARGALSVAMACACAGLVIGSITITGLGIVFTQIVIELANNHVLLALIVTALAGIILGMGMPTTPAYIVMVALLVPALIKMGIVAPAAHLFALYFAILSAITPPVALSVFAAAGIANANMWSAGLAAVRAAAPAYIVPFMFVYEPALLFILDEDQSWYHAVWPIATACIGVIALAGGLFGWMIGHANMVQRVLLVVGALSLIKPGGLTDLIGFGILAAALVWQSLERRKAPLPQTS, encoded by the coding sequence ATGAGCACTGTTGTTTCGGATGAAAAGAGCGCACTGGATCCAAGCTCGCGCTTCATGAAGTTGCTGGTCACCGTCATCGCAGTATCGATGTCGCTGTACCACATGTATGTTGCGGGTTTCGGGCCACCTGAGGCGATCATCTTCCGGGGCACTCACCTCATGTTCGCACTTGCCCTGGTCTTTCTGCTATTTCCCACCAAGGGCGGTAACAGCCGGGCATGGCGTTCCTACGACATGCTGCTGCTGGCACTGGGCCTTGGTGGGGTTTTACATATCTTCGTCAATTACGAAGCTTTTACATACCGAATCATCTACATCGATGACCTCACCACAGGCGACAAATTCTGGGGGGTCATCATGGTGTTTATTGTCCTCGAGGCAACACGACGCATCATCGGCTGGGCCCTACCGATCACGGCCATGGTGTTCGTCGGGTACGCAGCCATCTTCACGCAAGTCAAGCTCCCTGTCCTGCTCGAACAGCTTTACCTTTCCACCGAAGGCATTTTCGGGTCCACGCTCGGGGTATCAGCCGCCTACGTGATGCTCTTCGTGATCTTTGGCGCGTTCATGGAAAAAAGCGGCACTGGACGCCTTTTCATGGATTTTTCCATGTCTTTGACCGGCAAAAGTGCCGGTGGACCTGGCAAGGTTGCCATCGTCAGTTCATCCATGTTTGGTACGGTCTCCGGTAGTGCTGTCGCCAACGTCATGGTGACCGGCCCCATCACGATTCCACTCATGAAGCGCACTGGCTTTCGGGCCCCGTTTGCGGCTGCAGTGGAATCAGTTGCGTCCACTGGTGGCCAGATCATGCCGCCCGTCATGGGGGCTGTCGCGTTTGTGATGGCAGAGTTTCTGGCGGTGCCGTATCTCCAGATCACCATCTGGGCGATTGTGCCCGCCGCGTTGTATTACCTTTCAGTATTCTTTGCCGTGCACTTTGAAGCCAAGCGCTATCGGCTTGCCGGGATCCCTGAGGAGGAGCTGCCCAAGCTGTGGCAGGTCATGATGGTCCGAGGTCAGCTATTTATACCGATGTTCGTCATCCTGATTGGTCTGGTTCTCGGATATTCGGCACCAATGTGCGCACTCGTTGCCGCGATCGCCTGCCTTCCCGTTGCGATGCTGAAAAAAGCCACTCGTAAGGATCTGACCTGGCGCACCCCCATCCAGGCGCTTGAAGAAGGCGCTCGTGGCGCCCTGTCTGTCGCCATGGCCTGTGCCTGTGCTGGCCTTGTGATCGGCTCCATCACCATCACCGGTCTGGGCATCGTGTTCACGCAAATCGTGATTGAACTGGCCAACAACCACGTGCTTCTGGCATTGATTGTGACGGCGCTGGCCGGCATTATCCTGGGCATGGGCATGCCGACCACACCCGCTTACATCGTGATGGTCGCCTTGCTGGTACCTGCTCTGATCAAGATGGGCATTGTGGCGCCAGCCGCTCACCTGTTTGCCTTGTACTTTGCGATCCTGTCGGCTATTACTCCACCCGTTGCCCTGTCTGTCTTTGCTGCAGCGGGCATTGCCAACGCCAACATGTGGAGTGCCGGGCTGGCTGCAGTACGTGCGGCGGCGCCTGCCTACATCGTTCCGTTCATGTTCGTCTACGAACCGGCTCTGCTGTTCATCCTGGATGAGGACCAGAGTTGGTATCACGCCGTGTGGCCGATTGCAACCGCCTGTATCGGGGTCATCGCGCTGGCAGGCGGTCTGTTTGGCTGGATGATCGGCCATGCAAACATGGTCCAGCGTGTGTTGCTGGTCGTGGGAGCATTGAGTCTGATCAAGCCCGGGGGCCTGACTGATCTGATCGGATTTGGCATACTAGCGGCTGCTTTAGTCTGGCAGTCACTGGAGCGGCGTAAAGCACCGCTTCCACAAACATCCTGA
- a CDS encoding alpha-hydroxy acid oxidase yields MPTITNIEDLRVLAQKRVPRMFYDYADSGSWTESTYQNNESDFQKIKLRQRILVNMENRSTQTTMIGQQVAMPVAIAPTGLTGMQHADGEILAARAAKEFGIPFTLSTMSICSIEDVSEQTGRHPFWFQLYVMKDRDFIERLIERAKTAGCSALVLTLDLQILGQRHKDIRNGLSAPPKLTLKNILNIATKPRWAMGMLGTSRRQFGNIVGHVKGVTDMSRLSEWTASQFDPRLNWQDVEWIKKLWGGKLILKGIMDVEDARLAVETGADAIIVSNHGGRQLDGADSSINALPAIVDAVGNRIEVHMDGGVRSGQDVLKARALGAQGCYIGRAFLYGLGAMGQEGVSKTLEIIHKELDLTMAFCGHTNIETVDKRILLPGTFPTP; encoded by the coding sequence ATGCCAACGATCACCAACATAGAAGATCTGCGCGTACTCGCTCAAAAACGGGTACCGCGCATGTTTTACGACTACGCCGATTCGGGCTCATGGACCGAGTCGACCTACCAGAACAATGAAAGCGACTTCCAGAAGATCAAGCTTCGTCAGCGGATTCTGGTGAACATGGAGAATCGCAGTACACAGACCACCATGATCGGGCAGCAGGTTGCCATGCCAGTAGCCATTGCGCCGACAGGACTGACCGGGATGCAGCATGCCGATGGCGAGATTCTGGCTGCCCGCGCGGCCAAGGAGTTTGGCATCCCCTTCACGCTGTCGACCATGAGTATCTGCTCGATTGAAGACGTATCGGAGCAGACAGGACGACATCCGTTCTGGTTTCAGCTCTATGTCATGAAAGACCGGGATTTCATTGAAAGACTCATCGAACGAGCCAAGACAGCCGGGTGTTCCGCACTGGTGCTCACGCTGGACCTGCAGATTCTCGGTCAACGTCACAAAGATATTCGTAACGGCCTGAGCGCACCACCTAAACTGACTCTCAAGAATATTCTGAACATCGCGACAAAACCTCGCTGGGCCATGGGCATGCTGGGAACGTCCAGAAGACAGTTCGGAAACATCGTCGGCCACGTCAAGGGAGTGACCGACATGAGCAGGCTCAGCGAATGGACCGCATCTCAGTTTGACCCACGCCTGAACTGGCAGGACGTGGAATGGATCAAGAAACTCTGGGGTGGCAAACTGATCCTGAAGGGCATCATGGATGTGGAGGATGCCCGTCTTGCAGTGGAGACCGGGGCTGACGCCATCATCGTCAGCAACCACGGTGGACGTCAACTCGACGGCGCAGACTCGAGTATCAATGCATTGCCAGCAATTGTCGATGCGGTCGGCAACCGTATCGAAGTCCATATGGATGGCGGAGTACGTAGCGGGCAGGATGTCCTGAAGGCCCGCGCACTTGGCGCCCAGGGGTGCTACATTGGCAGGGCCTTTTTATATGGCCTTGGTGCGATGGGACAGGAGGGTGTCAGCAAAACGCTCGAGATCATTCACAAAGAACTGGATCTCACCATGGCGTTTTGTGGGCATACCAACATCGAAACCGTCGACAAGCGTATCCTGTTGCCTGGCACCTTTCCCACACCCTGA
- a CDS encoding efflux RND transporter periplasmic adaptor subunit — MIARRYSITLGLIALAILAFFVWRIWQVPAVEVERVERALLVQNVVAAGRVIATSRAQVGVEITGTVAERFVKEGDPVKQGDLLLTLRADELKARLAEAQASLDNLRNSRRPQAMSALEQSRLELEQAQREAQRRLDLVKTRSIATELYEKAAQAEAAARAKAEQAGIVADALAPGASEERILLERVRAAEAALNKTELRAQFDGLVLTREVEPGDQVQPGRVLFEIARTDDAEVLVPVDERNLGLLAVGQKATCIADAFPTERFAARVKSIAPAIDPQRGTVDVRLSIDQLADYLREDMTVTATITTAEVPNATLVPNDALRDVHGNSANVLVLQLNKAVQRPVKLGLRGLTQSQVLDGLQAGETVITSSLVKAGDRVRANYVD; from the coding sequence TTGATCGCACGTCGTTACTCCATCACTCTGGGGCTGATCGCCCTTGCAATCCTTGCATTTTTTGTATGGCGAATCTGGCAGGTACCTGCTGTCGAGGTTGAGCGCGTCGAGCGCGCTCTACTGGTCCAGAACGTTGTGGCAGCTGGCAGGGTGATTGCGACATCACGGGCTCAGGTCGGCGTGGAAATCACTGGGACTGTCGCTGAACGGTTCGTCAAGGAGGGCGATCCTGTCAAGCAAGGTGACCTGCTTCTTACGCTGCGTGCAGATGAACTTAAAGCACGTCTGGCCGAGGCCCAGGCGTCACTGGACAACCTGCGCAACAGTCGCAGACCTCAAGCGATGTCAGCCCTTGAACAAAGCAGACTGGAGCTTGAGCAGGCTCAGCGTGAGGCACAGCGTCGTCTGGATCTCGTTAAAACACGTTCGATCGCGACCGAACTATATGAAAAAGCGGCCCAGGCTGAAGCCGCAGCGAGAGCAAAAGCCGAACAGGCAGGTATCGTCGCTGATGCACTCGCCCCGGGCGCGAGCGAAGAGCGGATCCTGCTGGAGAGGGTGCGTGCTGCCGAGGCTGCGCTAAACAAAACCGAACTCAGGGCGCAGTTTGACGGACTGGTTCTGACACGAGAAGTTGAGCCCGGTGATCAGGTGCAACCCGGACGGGTACTGTTCGAGATTGCCAGAACAGACGACGCTGAAGTCCTTGTGCCCGTCGACGAACGAAATCTTGGCCTGCTGGCCGTTGGACAAAAGGCCACCTGTATTGCGGACGCATTCCCGACCGAGCGCTTTGCCGCCCGTGTCAAATCGATTGCTCCAGCCATTGATCCTCAACGTGGCACGGTCGACGTACGGCTATCAATTGATCAACTTGCGGATTACCTGCGCGAAGACATGACCGTTACAGCCACGATCACAACGGCCGAAGTGCCCAATGCAACGCTGGTTCCGAATGACGCCTTGCGAGATGTTCATGGTAACAGCGCCAACGTACTGGTCCTGCAGCTCAACAAAGCTGTTCAGCGACCGGTCAAGCTCGGACTTCGTGGATTGACTCAGTCCCAGGTTCTGGATGGGCTTCAGGCCGGGGAAACCGTCATCACATCCAGTCTGGTCAAGGCAGGTGACCGCGTACGCGCCAACTATGTGGATTGA
- a CDS encoding ABC transporter permease encodes MWIEFTIALKFLRQGLAQTILILLGIGVGVSVIVFIITLVTGLQHNLIDRTLGTQAHVRVEPRPDANLPAISMDDSTVHFLLEDARAQRLRSINNWQQVLTSLESLPDITAASPVVSGPAFARRADAVKAISLVGVIPERYERIIKISDSMVTGRFDVAPGNAVIGSKLAQDLGLKVGNKLRIEASGDRNAVLTITGVFDLGVRELDSRFVYLDLKQAQALLDLYGAATVIDLTVTDIFDASRVSENIARLTGLKSESWMQINSQLMNALQSQSLSTNLISFFVGSRWHSGSPASWRSA; translated from the coding sequence ATGTGGATTGAGTTCACGATTGCTCTCAAGTTTCTACGACAGGGGCTGGCCCAGACCATCCTGATCCTGCTCGGAATCGGTGTGGGTGTATCTGTCATTGTCTTCATCATCACGCTCGTGACCGGTCTGCAGCACAACCTGATCGACCGCACCCTGGGCACGCAAGCGCACGTGCGAGTAGAACCCAGGCCTGATGCCAATCTGCCGGCAATCAGCATGGATGATTCCACGGTTCACTTTCTGCTTGAAGATGCCCGTGCGCAGCGGTTGCGCTCAATCAATAACTGGCAGCAGGTTCTGACATCACTTGAGTCCTTGCCCGACATCACAGCAGCATCACCGGTTGTCTCGGGCCCCGCATTCGCCAGACGTGCTGACGCAGTCAAGGCGATCTCGCTAGTGGGTGTCATCCCCGAACGTTACGAGCGGATCATCAAGATCAGTGACAGCATGGTTACCGGACGATTCGATGTCGCGCCTGGCAACGCGGTCATCGGCTCCAAGCTCGCGCAGGACCTGGGACTGAAGGTCGGCAACAAACTGCGTATTGAGGCAAGTGGTGACCGCAACGCCGTACTGACTATCACAGGCGTCTTCGATCTTGGTGTACGTGAGCTTGACTCTCGCTTCGTGTATCTCGACCTGAAACAGGCTCAGGCCTTGCTCGACCTGTACGGTGCTGCCACTGTCATTGATCTGACCGTAACCGACATTTTCGATGCCAGCCGTGTTTCCGAGAACATTGCACGGCTGACTGGATTGAAGTCAGAGAGCTGGATGCAGATCAATAGCCAACTCATGAATGCACTGCAATCGCAGAGTCTGTCGACCAACCTGATCAGCTTTTTTGTGGGGTCTCGGTGGCATTCGGGATCGCCAGCGTCCTGGCGATCAGCGTGA
- a CDS encoding ABC transporter permease: MTQRTREIGILRAMGARRIQMLRVFLIQGAILGLFGSMAGSAAGWSMVWSFNRFGPKLFDIEPSVAILPVTVAFATLTGVLAAIAPAWRAAKLDPVTAIRYV; encoded by the coding sequence GTGACTCAACGCACGCGGGAGATCGGTATTCTTCGTGCGATGGGCGCACGCCGCATTCAGATGTTGCGGGTGTTTCTGATTCAAGGTGCCATACTCGGACTTTTCGGCTCGATGGCGGGCTCTGCAGCCGGATGGAGCATGGTCTGGTCTTTCAACCGGTTCGGCCCCAAACTGTTCGACATCGAACCGTCGGTTGCGATCCTTCCAGTGACCGTCGCATTCGCCACTCTGACTGGCGTGCTGGCTGCCATTGCGCCAGCGTGGCGAGCCGCAAAGCTTGATCCTGTGACGGCCATTCGTTATGTATGA
- a CDS encoding ABC transporter ATP-binding protein, translated as MYELTTDSPPLAHSVLRLDALRKSYNLDLPTEVEVLHGINFEVHSSEFAALIGPSGSGKSTLLNIIGLLDQPTSGELYLLDRPTRELDDERRTALRRESIGFVFQFHHLIEAFTALENILMPLMVRHGKPGQEQKEWALHLLESVGLKGSHGKKPSELSGGQQQRVAIARALATRPALLLADEPTGNLDTQTAASIFEMLRRFHKDFSCAVLIVTHDPRLSETCDRTITLVDGHIIKDHRHAQAPQPSRVDSET; from the coding sequence ATGTATGAACTCACCACTGACTCCCCGCCTCTCGCTCACAGCGTTCTGAGACTCGATGCACTACGAAAGTCATACAACCTCGATCTGCCGACCGAAGTTGAAGTGTTGCACGGCATCAACTTCGAGGTGCATAGCAGTGAGTTTGCTGCCTTGATCGGTCCGTCCGGATCGGGCAAAAGTACGCTACTGAACATCATAGGACTGCTGGATCAGCCCACTTCCGGGGAGTTATACCTGCTTGACCGACCTACCCGTGAGCTCGACGATGAACGTCGCACCGCCCTCAGGCGAGAAAGCATCGGCTTCGTCTTTCAGTTTCACCATCTGATTGAAGCGTTTACGGCACTGGAGAACATTCTGATGCCCTTGATGGTCAGACACGGCAAGCCCGGGCAGGAACAAAAGGAATGGGCTTTGCACCTGCTGGAGTCGGTTGGGCTCAAAGGGTCTCACGGGAAGAAACCCAGCGAGCTCTCAGGCGGTCAACAGCAGCGGGTCGCAATTGCGAGAGCGCTTGCGACCCGCCCGGCTCTGCTGCTGGCCGACGAACCGACAGGCAATCTGGACACCCAGACTGCAGCGAGCATCTTTGAGATGCTCAGACGCTTTCACAAAGATTTTTCATGTGCGGTGCTGATCGTGACCCATGACCCACGCCTGTCTGAAACATGTGACAGGACGATCACCCTGGTCGATGGGCACATCATCAAGGATCATCGGCACGCCCAGGCACCACAACCTTCGCGTGTGGACTCGGAAACCTGA